The following coding sequences lie in one Phaeodactylum tricornutum CCAP 1055/1 chromosome 12, whole genome shotgun sequence genomic window:
- the MRE11 gene encoding predicted protein (MRE11 (homolog 1) Double-strand break repair protein MRE11A~Alternative splicing variant 2), which translates to MSDLAPNDARGEETAQSVAPSDVLEDPDEHTLRMMLSTDNHLGYAEKDPVRGMDSFAAFEEVLYLAKQFRCDMVLIAGDLFHDNRPSRRTLYITMEIIRRYCMGPDPVRIQIVSDQAQNFRNVSGTVNYQDDNYSVDLPIFSIHGNHDDPTRDSHGELLAALDLLAVSNLVNYFGRQEQVDQVEISPVLIQKGATQLALYGMGSMRDERLNRMWQGKKVRFLRPAEDDEDNEHDTGFFNLFTLHQNRDLGRGSKNCVQESMIPEWMDLVVWGHEHECLIEFSESVVGTFRITQPGSSVATSLVAGEAVRKKVGVVDVQGKNFRMHTVPLTQVRSFVTAELSLQEHRANLDPDDPKIDDKVTNILEEQVRGMISPLRYTLKNPDEVLVRIKVDHSNGFLSLNNQRFGARFVGDVANPSDILLFHRRKDIKQATQQTRAAQKMMQTPIAPEELEQTHMEDIVKEFLTLPEQKLKLLNETRLSEAMEEFVDKSLTGSINEMAFAQLKQRQKKLHTTHTASTDIDTEPNVEPEAASKSKSRGSTLARQSNVAST; encoded by the exons ATGTCGGATTTGGCGCCGAATGATGCACGCGGCGAGGAAACCGCACAGAGCGTCGCTCCCAGTGATGTACTCGAAGATCCCGACGAACACACGTTGCGCATGATGCTCTCCACCGACAATCATTTGGGATACGCGGAGAAAGATCCGGTCCGAG GAATGGACTCGTTCGCCGCCTTTGAAGAAGTGCTCTACCTGGCCAAACAGTTTCGTTGCGACATGGTGTTGATTGCGGGTGATCTCTTCCACGATAATCGTCCCAGTCGTCGGACGCTTTACATCACTATGGAAATCATTCGCCGCTATTGTATGGGTCCGGACCCGGTCCGTATACAAATCGTTTCCGATCAGGCACAGAACTTTCGCAACGTATCGGGAACCGTCAATTACCAAGACGACAACTACTCCGTCGACTTGCCCATTTTCAGCATTCACGGCAATCACGACGATCCGACGCGGGACAGTCACGGCGAACTGCTGGCCGCGCTCGACTTGCTGGCCGTCAGCAACCTCGTCAACTACTTTGGACGACAGGAACAAGTGGACCAGGTGGAAATATCTCCCGTGCTCATACAGAAAGGTGCCACGCAACTGGCACTCTACGGAATGGGCAGTATGCGCGACGAACGACTCAATCGCATGTGGCAGGGAAAGAAAGTACGGTTTCTGCGACCCGCcgaagatgatgaggacAACGAACACGATACCGGCTTTTTCAATCTCTTTACCCTGCACCAGAATCGCGATTTGGGACGCGGCTCCAAAAACTGCGTACAAGAATCCATGATTCCCGAATGGATGGATCTAGTCGTCTGGGGACACGAACACGAGTGCCTCATTGAATTTTCCGAATCCGTCGTCGGCACCTTTCGCATTACGCAACCGGGATCGTCCGTAGCGACCAGTCTGGTGGCCGGCGAAGCTGTGCGCAAAAAAGTCGGCGTCGTGGACGTTCAGGGCAAGAATTTTCGGATGCATACCGTGCCGTTGACCCAGGTCCGATCCTTCGTCACGGCGGAACTCTCATTGCAGGAACACCGGGCCAACCTGGATCCGGACGATCCCAAAATTGACGACAAGGTGACCAACATTCTGGAAGAACAGGTCCGG GGTATGATCTCCCCACTGCGGTACACGCTCAAGAATCCCGACGAAGTCCTGGTCCGCATCAAAGTAGACCACTCCAACGGATTTCTGTCTCTCAATAACCAACGCTTTGGAGCCCGTTTTGTTGGAGACGTGGCCAATCCTTCCGACATTTTGCTGTTCCACCGCCGCAAGGATATCAAACAAGCTACTCAGCAGACCAGGGCGGCCCAGAAAATGATGCAAACACCGATCGCTCCGGAGGAATTGGAGCAAACCCACATGGAAGATATTGTCAAGGAGTTTTTGACTTTACCGGAACAGAAACTCAAGCTACTGAACGAAACGCGATTGAGTGAGGCCATGGAAGAGTTCGTCGACAAGTCGTTGACGGGATCCATCAACGAAATGGCCTTTGCACAACTCAAGCAGCGACAAAAAAAGCTGCACACCACCCATACGGCCTCCACGGATATCGATACCGAACCCAATGTCGAACCGGAAGCGGCATCAAAATCGAAATCCCGCGGTTCTACGCTCGCTCGTCAATCAAACGTGGCCTCAACG
- a CDS encoding predicted protein, whose product MSSVWGVDLPGGARLRPSQPHYAQETEKARRRDRHSLGTTPLAVHNPADQRVSTHPLRKFCTMVETNGTKPTAPVEDYTPENILVTGGAGFIASHVAILLCKKYPQYKIVVYDCLDYCACLANLQELFDLPNFKFVKGDIASPDLVSYVLREEKIDTILHFAAQTHVDNSFGNSFAFTQTNIYGTHVLLESAKCCDTLRRFVHVSTDEVYGEGEDFETDPMSEEHVLEPTNPYAATKAGAEFLVKSYFRSFQLPCLITRGNNVYGPHQFPEKLIPKFTNQLLKNLPLTIHGDGSNTRNFLYVTDVANAFDIIMHKGTPGHVYNIGGKNEVPNLEVARALLKLFDKEKEEDTLIKFVPDRRFNDLRYTINSNKLHELGWTELMSWEEGLATTVDWYKKYTSRYGNIDAALVAHPRMLNTNKEDLDESTQKVIMKQHKN is encoded by the exons ATGTCGTCCGTTTGGGGTGTCGATCTTCCTGGCGGTGCGCGGCTCCGTCCGAGTCAGCCCCACTACGCGCAGGAAACGGAGAAGGCGCGGCGGCGTGACCG ACATTCACTCGGCACCACACCGCTGGCCGTCCACAATCCCGCAGACCAACGTGTTTCCACACATCCCTTGCGCAAGTTTTGTACCATGGTCGAAACGAACGGAACAAAGCCCACGGCGCCGGTGGAAGATTACACGCCGGAGAATATCCTTGTAACGGGAGGAGCAG GTTTCATTGCCTCGCACGTGGCGATTCTCCTTTGCAAAAAGTACCCGCAATACAAGATTGTCGTCTATGATTGCCTGGACTACTGCGCCTGTCTCGCCAACTTGCAAGAGCTCTTCGACTTGCCCAACTTCAAATTCGTCAAGGGAGACATTGCCTCGCCTGATCTCGTCAGTTACGTCCTCCGCGAAGAAAAGATCGACACCATTCTGCACTTTGCGGCGCAGACGCACGTCGACAACTCCTTCGGAAATTCCTTCGCCTTTACGCAGACCAACATTTACGGAACGCACGTCCTGCTCGAGTCCGCCAAGTGCTGTGACACCCTCCGTCGCTTCGTGCACGTCTCCACCGACGAGGTCTACGGAGAAGGAGAAGACTTTGAAACGGACCCCATGTCGGAAGAGCACGTCCTCGAACCGACCAATCCCTACGCCGCCACCAAGGCCGGCGCCGAATTCCTCGTCAAGAGCTACTTTCGTTCCTTCCAATTGCCCTGCTTGATCACCCGCGGTAACAACGTTTACGGACCTCACCAGTTCCCCGAAAAACTCATTCCCAAGTTCACCAACCAGTTGCTCAAGAATCTGCCCCTCACCATTCACGGTGACGGGTCCAACACACGCAACTTTTTGTACGTGACGGATGTCGCCAACGCGTTCGACATCATCATGCACAAGGGAACACCGGGGCACGTATACAACATTGGGGGGAAGAATGAAGTGCCCAACCTGGAAGTGGCCCGTGCCTTGCTCAAGCTCtttgacaaagaaaaggaggaagaTACGCTCATTAAGTTCGTCCCGGACCGACGATTCAACGATCTACGGTACACCATTAATTCCAACAAGTTGCACGAGCTCGGGTGGACGGAGCTCATGAGTTGGGAAGAAGGCCTCGCCACTACGGTCGATTGGTACAAAAAGTATACCTCCCGTTACGGCAACATTGACGCGGCCCTCGTGGCGCATCCGCGCATGCTCAACACCAACAAGGAGGACTTGGACGAATCTACCCAAAAGGTCATTATGAAGCAGCACAagaactaa
- a CDS encoding predicted protein yields the protein EDELPEELKRFGKDLVEKIENEIMDAGDPVTFDDIAGLLDAKQTIQEVICWPMKRPDLFTGLRRAPNGLLLYGPPGTGKTLIGKAIAHESGATFFSISSSSLTSKWIGEGEKLVRTMFAVAAYREPAVVFIDEIDSLLTQRKADENEASRRIKTEFLVQLDGTGTSGQGRVLVIGATNRPQELDEAARRRFVKRLYIPLPEESDRECLIRVLLGKNSHGLTDADIKKLAKETAGYSGADLKALSADAAMGPIRQLGTKALEVDVNDVPPISYKHFRQARRSMKPSVAPSDLVQYEEWDNIYGS from the coding sequence gaagatgaatTGCCGGAGGAACTGAAACGTTTCGGTAAggatttggtggaaaagATTGAAAACGAGATCATGGATGCCGGAGATCCGGTGACATTTGACGATATAGCTGGCTTGCTGGACGCCAAACAGACCATTCAGGAGGTAATTTGCTGGCCCATGAAGCGACCGGACCTTTTTACCGGACTTCGACGAGCGCCCAACGGTTTGCTACTCTACGGACCACCAGGAACAGGAAAGACTCTGATAGGAAAAGCTATCGCGCACGAAAGTGGGGCTACCTTCTTTTCTATCTCTAGTTCATCATTGACGAGCAAATGGATTGGCGAAGGTGAAAAGCTCGTCCGTACCATGTTTGCGGTTGCCGCTTACCGAGAACCTGCGGTTGTTTTCATCGACGAAATTGACTCGCTTTTGACGCAACGCAAagcggacgaaaacgaagcaagTCGCCGCATCAAGACTGAGTTCCTTGTACAGCTGGACGGAACTGGCACTAGTGGCCAAGGGAGGGTGCTGGTGATTGGCGCTACCAATCGTCCGCAAGAATTGGACGAAGCTGCGCGACGACGATTTGTCAAACGGTTGTATATTCCGTTACCCGAAGAGAGCGATCGCGAATGTCTAATACGTGTCTTGCTAGGCAAAAATAGTCACGGTTTGACGGACGCTGACATCAAAAAGCTAGCCAAGGAAACGGCAGGTTACAGTGGAGCTGATCTCAAGGCCTTGTCTGCGGATGCTGCGATGGGACCAATTCGTCAGCTTGGAACAAAAGCGTTGGAAGTTGATGTAAACGACGTCCCACCCATATCGTACAAGCACTTTCGCCAAGCCCGACGCAGTATGAAGCCGAGTGTGGCACCATCCGACTTGGTACAGTATGA